A region from the Arachis ipaensis cultivar K30076 chromosome B01, Araip1.1, whole genome shotgun sequence genome encodes:
- the LOC107637315 gene encoding adenosine deaminase-like protein, translating to MEWCMSMPKVELHAHLNGSIRDSTLLELARALGDKGLIDFSQVEHVILKNDRSLTEVFKLFDVIHILTTDHMTVTRIAKEVVEDFASENVVYLELRTTPKKNDSQGMSKRSYVEAVLEGIRSVSSVDVALIPYTEDPRNLLDPLCGATNDKCNGNSRKKIFVRLLLSIDRRETTESAMETVELALEMGHLGVVGIDLSGNPKVGEWKTYLPALKFAREQGLFVTLHCGEVPNSKEIQDMLDFLPQRIGHACFFEEEHWRKLKSTNIPVEICLTSNIRTLSVSSIDAHHFVDLYNAKHPLVLCTDDSGVFSTSLSNEYKIAASSLGLGRKQMFELSKNSVEFIFADNVVKDELREIFNSAAKNLEL from the exons atggagtGGTGCATGTCAATGCCAAAGGTGGAACTCCATGCTCACCTCAACGGATCCATCAGAGACTCCACTCTCCT AGAACTCGCTAGAGCTTTGGGGGACAAGGGTCTAATAGATTTTTCCCAAGTGGAGCATGTTATCCTTAAAA ATGATCGTTCATTAACTGAGGTATTCAAGTTGTTTGATGTGATCCACATTCTTACTACTGACCACATGACTGTTACAAGAATTGCGAAAGAA GTTGTTGAAGATTTCGCATCAGAAAATGTTGTCTATCTCGAATTGAGAACCACCCCAAAG AAAAATGATTCCCAAGGAATGAGCAAACGTTCTTATGTTGAAGCTGTACTGGAAGGGATAAGATCTGTCAGCTCAGTTGATGTGGCTTTGATTCCTTACACTGAGGATCCTAGAAATCTTTTAGATCCTCTGTGCGGAGCTACAAATGATAAATGTAATGGAAATAGTAGGAAGAAAATCTTTGTTAGGCTTCTCTTGAGTATTGATCGTAGGGAGACAACAGAATCAGCTATGGAAACT GTCGAGCTGGCACTGGAAATGGGGCATCTGGGGGTGGTTGGAATTGACCTATCTGGGAATCCAAAGGTTGGCGAATG GAAAACATATTTGCCAGCGTTGAAATTCGCTAGAGAACAAGGTCTTTTTGTAACCCTTCACTGTGGAGAG GTTCCTAATTCAAAGGAGATACAAGATATGCTCGATTTTCTTCCCCAGAGGATTGGACATGCTTGTTTCTTTGAGGAGGAACACTGGAGAAAGTTGAAGTCTACTAACATTCCG GTTGAAATTTGTTTGACATCAAACATAAGGACATTGTCAGTTTCATCAATAGATGCTCACCATTTTG TTGATTTGTATAACGCGAAACATCCTCTAGTCCTGTGTACCGATGACTCGGGTGTTTTCTCAACCAGTCTCTCCAACGAATACAAAATTGCTGCTTCTTCATTGG GCCTTGGAAGGAAGCAAATGTTTGAGCTATCAAAGAATTCTGTTGAGTTTATATTTGCAgataatgttgtaaaggatgAATTAAGGGAAATTTTTAATTCAGCTGCAAAGAATCTGGAACTCTAG